A genomic segment from Salmo trutta chromosome 38, fSalTru1.1, whole genome shotgun sequence encodes:
- the LOC115178681 gene encoding trichohyalin isoform X1: MIKYFARVVIISLICYKSFRPVPQPFTSNGKRNREFLLDKFKKGLTRFLYVSFLNGNGFQNDYNQGFSLAGPSTTPRKRQVRFSARHDILLLREVIAQNPFCSKESGRIWARVGEIITAALQDESFEVDSRRCRERTMLLLDYYKKQDFPSLRRFGTERLYAQKEDLLHEVLELEAEKGLLASGESKYQDEELRKRALEELASLPEQDKPIIISTQTGHPKVPTTPEPEEQQEDLAELSLVSAAPMAKQPCQCCCQTYSEILSFLEKRSEAEQRLREEELLLRREELEIQRSKITLERERLGAERKERERRFELESQERQVILDLLKEKVLKG, from the exons ATGATTAAATACTTTGCCAGGGTTGTAATCATTAGCTTAATCTGTTACAAATCGTTTCGCCCTGTTCCACAACCGTTTACTTCAAACGGAAAACGCAACCGAGAGTTTCTCTTGGACAAATTCAAAAAGGGTCTCACCCGTTTTCTTTACGTTTCCTTCTTAAACGGAAACGGTTTCCAAAATGACTACAACCAAG GTTTCTCCCTCGCCGGCCCCTCCACCACTCCCCGCAAGCGACAGGTGCGATTCTCCGCCCGCCACGACATCCTGCTGCTCCGTGAGGTCATTGCTCAGAACCCGTTCTGTTCCAAGGAGTCGGGTCGTATCTGGGCCCGTGTCGGGGAGATCATCACTGCTGCCCTGCAGGACGAGAGCTTCGAGGTGGACTCCCGGCGTTGCAGGGAGAGGACCATGCTACTGCTGGACTACTACAAGAAGCAGGACTTCCCCAGCCTACGCAG GTTTGGGACAGAGAGGCTGTATGCCCAAAAAGAAGACCTACTCCACGAGGTTTTGGAGCTGGAGGCAGAGAAGGGTCTTCTGGCCAGCGGGGAGAGTAAGTACCAGGATGAGGAACTCAGGAAACGAGCCTTGGAAGAGCTGGCTAGTCTACCAGAGCAGGACAAACCCATCATTATCTCCACACAAACAGGACATCCCAAAG TCCCCACGACCCCAGAGCccgaggagcagcaggaggaccTGGCGGAGCTCTCGCTAGTCTCGGCGGCGCCCATGGCCAAGCAGCCTTGCCAATGCTGCTGCCAGACCTACTCAGAGATCCTCAGCTTCCTGGAGAAGCGCTCGGAGGCGGAACAGCGACTGCGGGAGGAGGAGCTATTGCTGAGGAGGGAGGAGCTAGAGATCCAGAGGAGTAAGAtcactctggagagagagaggctgggggcggagaggaaggagagggagaggaggttcgAGCTGGAGAGCCAGGAAAGACAGGTCATATTGGACCTGCTAAAGGAGAAGGTGCTCAAAGGATGA
- the LOC115178681 gene encoding trichohyalin isoform X2, with protein sequence MERVVEMANNGGFSLAGPSTTPRKRQVRFSARHDILLLREVIAQNPFCSKESGRIWARVGEIITAALQDESFEVDSRRCRERTMLLLDYYKKQDFPSLRRFGTERLYAQKEDLLHEVLELEAEKGLLASGESKYQDEELRKRALEELASLPEQDKPIIISTQTGHPKVPTTPEPEEQQEDLAELSLVSAAPMAKQPCQCCCQTYSEILSFLEKRSEAEQRLREEELLLRREELEIQRSKITLERERLGAERKERERRFELESQERQVILDLLKEKVLKG encoded by the exons ATGGAACGTGTGGTGGAGATGGCAAATAACGGTG GTTTCTCCCTCGCCGGCCCCTCCACCACTCCCCGCAAGCGACAGGTGCGATTCTCCGCCCGCCACGACATCCTGCTGCTCCGTGAGGTCATTGCTCAGAACCCGTTCTGTTCCAAGGAGTCGGGTCGTATCTGGGCCCGTGTCGGGGAGATCATCACTGCTGCCCTGCAGGACGAGAGCTTCGAGGTGGACTCCCGGCGTTGCAGGGAGAGGACCATGCTACTGCTGGACTACTACAAGAAGCAGGACTTCCCCAGCCTACGCAG GTTTGGGACAGAGAGGCTGTATGCCCAAAAAGAAGACCTACTCCACGAGGTTTTGGAGCTGGAGGCAGAGAAGGGTCTTCTGGCCAGCGGGGAGAGTAAGTACCAGGATGAGGAACTCAGGAAACGAGCCTTGGAAGAGCTGGCTAGTCTACCAGAGCAGGACAAACCCATCATTATCTCCACACAAACAGGACATCCCAAAG TCCCCACGACCCCAGAGCccgaggagcagcaggaggaccTGGCGGAGCTCTCGCTAGTCTCGGCGGCGCCCATGGCCAAGCAGCCTTGCCAATGCTGCTGCCAGACCTACTCAGAGATCCTCAGCTTCCTGGAGAAGCGCTCGGAGGCGGAACAGCGACTGCGGGAGGAGGAGCTATTGCTGAGGAGGGAGGAGCTAGAGATCCAGAGGAGTAAGAtcactctggagagagagaggctgggggcggagaggaaggagagggagaggaggttcgAGCTGGAGAGCCAGGAAAGACAGGTCATATTGGACCTGCTAAAGGAGAAGGTGCTCAAAGGATGA